From Canis aureus isolate CA01 chromosome 7, VMU_Caureus_v.1.0, whole genome shotgun sequence, a single genomic window includes:
- the CYP21A2 gene encoding steroid 21-hydroxylase isoform X3: protein MEPLVEQLTQEFCERMRAQAGTPVAIQKEFSLLTCAIICHLTFGDKEDTLVHTFHDCVQDLMRTWEHWSIQMLDIIPFLRFFPNPGLWRLKRALENRDHIVEKQLRQHKESMVAGQWRDMTDYMLQRVGRLRAEEGCGQLLEGHVHMSVVDLFIGGTETTATTLSWAVAFLLHHPEIQQRLQEELDRELGPGASGSRIPYRDPTRLPLLSATVAEVLRLRPVVPLALPHCTTRPSSISGYDIPEGMVVIPNLQGAHLDETVWERPQEFRPDRFLVPGASPRVLAFGCGARVCLGEPLARLELLVVLAQLLRAFTLMPAAGTLPSLRPRARCGVNLSMQPFQVQLQPRGAGVLGRGQHP, encoded by the exons ATGGAGCCGCTGGTGGAGCAGCTGACCCAGGAGTTCTGTGAG CGCATGAGAGCCCAGGCTGGCACCCCTGTGGCCATCCAGAAGGAATTCTCTTTGCTCACCTGCGCCATCATCTGTCACCTCACCTTCGGAGACAAG GAGGACACCTTAGTACATACCTTTCATGACTGTGTTCAAGACCTGATGAGAACCTGGGAGCACTGGTCCATCCAAATGTTGGACATCATTCCCTTTCTCAGG TTTTTTCCCAACCCAGGCCTCTGGAGGCTGAAGCGAGCCTTGGAGAACCGGGACCACATCGTAGAGAAGCAGCTGAGGCAGCACAAG GAGAGCATGGTGGCAGGCCAGTGGAGGGACATGACCGACTACATGCTCCAGAGGGTGGGGAGGCTGAGAGCAGAAGAGGGCTGTGGACAGCTCCTCGAAGGACACGTGCACATGTCCGTGGTGGACCTTTTCATTGGCGGCACCGAGACCACGGCCACCACCCTCTCCTGGGCCGTGGCGTTCTTGCTTCACCACCCTGAG ATTCAGCAGCGACTGCAGGAAGAGCTGGATCGGGAGCTGGGTCCTGGAGCTTCAGGCTCCCGAATCCCGTACAGAGACCCCACACGCCTGCCCCTGCTCAGCGCCACCGTTGCCGAGGTGCTGCGCCTGCGGCCCGTCGTGCCCCTGGCCCTGCCGCACTGCACCACGCGGCCCAGCAG TATCTCGGGCTACGACATCCCCGAGGGCATGGTTGTCATCCCCAACCTGCAAGGCGCCCACTTAGACGAGACGGTCTGGGAGCGGCCACAGGAGTTCCGGCCCG ATCGCTTCCTGGTCCCCGGCGCCAGCCCCAGAGTGCTGGCCTTCGGCTGCGGGGCGCGTGTGTGCCTGGGGGAGCCGCTGGCACGCCTTGAGCTCCTGGTGGTGCTGGCGCAGCTGCTCCGGGCCTTCACGCTGATGCCCGCTGCGGGCACCCTGCCCTCTCTGCGACCCCGGGCCCGCTGCGGCGTCAACCTCAGCATGCAGCCTTTCCAGGTGCAGCTGCAGCCCCGGGGGGCAGGGGTCCTGGGACGTGGCCAGCACCCATGA
- the CYP21A2 gene encoding steroid 21-hydroxylase isoform X1 produces MLLLGVLLLTVLAGARLLWGKWKLRGLHLPPLVPGCLHLLQPDLPLHLLGLTQKLGPIYRLRLGLQDVVVLNSKRTIEEAMVRKWVDFAGRPQTPSYKLVSLHHQDLSLGDYSLLWKAHKKLTRSALLLGIRSSMEPLVEQLTQEFCERMRAQAGTPVAIQKEFSLLTCAIICHLTFGDKEDTLVHTFHDCVQDLMRTWEHWSIQMLDIIPFLRFFPNPGLWRLKRALENRDHIVEKQLRQHKESMVAGQWRDMTDYMLQRVGRLRAEEGCGQLLEGHVHMSVVDLFIGGTETTATTLSWAVAFLLHHPEIQQRLQEELDRELGPGASGSRIPYRDPTRLPLLSATVAEVLRLRPVVPLALPHCTTRPSSISGYDIPEGMVVIPNLQGAHLDETVWERPQEFRPDRFLVPGASPRVLAFGCGARVCLGEPLARLELLVVLAQLLRAFTLMPAAGTLPSLRPRARCGVNLSMQPFQVQLQPRGAGVLGRGQHP; encoded by the exons ATGCTACTCCTCGGGGTGCTGCTGCTGACTGTGCTGGCTGGTGCCCGCCTGCTGTGGGGCAAGTGGAAGCTCAGGGGTCTGCACCTCCCACCTCTTGTCCCTGGCTGCCTGCACCTGCTGCAGCCCGACCTTCCCCTCCACCTGCTGGGTTTGACGCAGAAACTGGGGCCCATCTACAGGCTCCGCCTGGGGCTGCAAG ATGTGGTGGTGCTGAATTCTAAGAGGACCATCGAGGAAGCCATGGTCAGGAAATGGGTGGACTTCGCCGGCAGACCGCAGACGCCATCCT ACAAGCTGGTGTCTCTGCACCACCAGGACCTGTCCCTGGGGGACTACTCCCTGCTGTGGAAGGCTCACAAGAAACTCACCCGCTCAGCCCTGCTGCTGGGCATCCGCAGCTCCATGGAGCCGCTGGTGGAGCAGCTGACCCAGGAGTTCTGTGAG CGCATGAGAGCCCAGGCTGGCACCCCTGTGGCCATCCAGAAGGAATTCTCTTTGCTCACCTGCGCCATCATCTGTCACCTCACCTTCGGAGACAAG GAGGACACCTTAGTACATACCTTTCATGACTGTGTTCAAGACCTGATGAGAACCTGGGAGCACTGGTCCATCCAAATGTTGGACATCATTCCCTTTCTCAGG TTTTTTCCCAACCCAGGCCTCTGGAGGCTGAAGCGAGCCTTGGAGAACCGGGACCACATCGTAGAGAAGCAGCTGAGGCAGCACAAG GAGAGCATGGTGGCAGGCCAGTGGAGGGACATGACCGACTACATGCTCCAGAGGGTGGGGAGGCTGAGAGCAGAAGAGGGCTGTGGACAGCTCCTCGAAGGACACGTGCACATGTCCGTGGTGGACCTTTTCATTGGCGGCACCGAGACCACGGCCACCACCCTCTCCTGGGCCGTGGCGTTCTTGCTTCACCACCCTGAG ATTCAGCAGCGACTGCAGGAAGAGCTGGATCGGGAGCTGGGTCCTGGAGCTTCAGGCTCCCGAATCCCGTACAGAGACCCCACACGCCTGCCCCTGCTCAGCGCCACCGTTGCCGAGGTGCTGCGCCTGCGGCCCGTCGTGCCCCTGGCCCTGCCGCACTGCACCACGCGGCCCAGCAG TATCTCGGGCTACGACATCCCCGAGGGCATGGTTGTCATCCCCAACCTGCAAGGCGCCCACTTAGACGAGACGGTCTGGGAGCGGCCACAGGAGTTCCGGCCCG ATCGCTTCCTGGTCCCCGGCGCCAGCCCCAGAGTGCTGGCCTTCGGCTGCGGGGCGCGTGTGTGCCTGGGGGAGCCGCTGGCACGCCTTGAGCTCCTGGTGGTGCTGGCGCAGCTGCTCCGGGCCTTCACGCTGATGCCCGCTGCGGGCACCCTGCCCTCTCTGCGACCCCGGGCCCGCTGCGGCGTCAACCTCAGCATGCAGCCTTTCCAGGTGCAGCTGCAGCCCCGGGGGGCAGGGGTCCTGGGACGTGGCCAGCACCCATGA
- the CYP21A2 gene encoding steroid 21-hydroxylase isoform X2 encodes MLLLGVLLLTVLAGARLLWGKWKLRGLHLPPLVPGCLHLLQPDLPLHLLGLTQKLGPIYRLRLGLQDVVVLNSKRTIEEAMVRKWVDFAGRPQTPSYKLVSLHHQDLSLGDYSLLWKAHKKLTRSALLLGIRSSMEPLVEQLTQEFCERMRAQAGTPVAIQKEFSLLTCAIICHLTFGDKEDTLVHTFHDCVQDLMRTWEHWSIQMLDIIPFLRFFPNPGLWRLKRALENRDHIVEKQLRQHKESMVAGQWRDMTDYMLQRVGRLRAEEGCGQLLEGHVHMSVVDLFIGGTETTATTLSWAVAFLLHHPEIQQRLQEELDRELGPGASGSRIPYRDPTRLPLLSATVAEVLRLRPVVPLALPHCTTRPSRSLPGPRRQPQSAGLRLRGACVPGGAAGTP; translated from the exons ATGCTACTCCTCGGGGTGCTGCTGCTGACTGTGCTGGCTGGTGCCCGCCTGCTGTGGGGCAAGTGGAAGCTCAGGGGTCTGCACCTCCCACCTCTTGTCCCTGGCTGCCTGCACCTGCTGCAGCCCGACCTTCCCCTCCACCTGCTGGGTTTGACGCAGAAACTGGGGCCCATCTACAGGCTCCGCCTGGGGCTGCAAG ATGTGGTGGTGCTGAATTCTAAGAGGACCATCGAGGAAGCCATGGTCAGGAAATGGGTGGACTTCGCCGGCAGACCGCAGACGCCATCCT ACAAGCTGGTGTCTCTGCACCACCAGGACCTGTCCCTGGGGGACTACTCCCTGCTGTGGAAGGCTCACAAGAAACTCACCCGCTCAGCCCTGCTGCTGGGCATCCGCAGCTCCATGGAGCCGCTGGTGGAGCAGCTGACCCAGGAGTTCTGTGAG CGCATGAGAGCCCAGGCTGGCACCCCTGTGGCCATCCAGAAGGAATTCTCTTTGCTCACCTGCGCCATCATCTGTCACCTCACCTTCGGAGACAAG GAGGACACCTTAGTACATACCTTTCATGACTGTGTTCAAGACCTGATGAGAACCTGGGAGCACTGGTCCATCCAAATGTTGGACATCATTCCCTTTCTCAGG TTTTTTCCCAACCCAGGCCTCTGGAGGCTGAAGCGAGCCTTGGAGAACCGGGACCACATCGTAGAGAAGCAGCTGAGGCAGCACAAG GAGAGCATGGTGGCAGGCCAGTGGAGGGACATGACCGACTACATGCTCCAGAGGGTGGGGAGGCTGAGAGCAGAAGAGGGCTGTGGACAGCTCCTCGAAGGACACGTGCACATGTCCGTGGTGGACCTTTTCATTGGCGGCACCGAGACCACGGCCACCACCCTCTCCTGGGCCGTGGCGTTCTTGCTTCACCACCCTGAG ATTCAGCAGCGACTGCAGGAAGAGCTGGATCGGGAGCTGGGTCCTGGAGCTTCAGGCTCCCGAATCCCGTACAGAGACCCCACACGCCTGCCCCTGCTCAGCGCCACCGTTGCCGAGGTGCTGCGCCTGCGGCCCGTCGTGCCCCTGGCCCTGCCGCACTGCACCACGCGGCCCAGCAG ATCGCTTCCTGGTCCCCGGCGCCAGCCCCAGAGTGCTGGCCTTCGGCTGCGGGGCGCGTGTGTGCCTGGGGGAGCCGCTGGCACGCCTTGA